Within Triticum dicoccoides isolate Atlit2015 ecotype Zavitan chromosome 1B, WEW_v2.0, whole genome shotgun sequence, the genomic segment tttgattactcctattctgttgcataacctgtcattgttgctacaatcattgataccttacccgcagtcctaaatgcttggtatagaatgctagtttatcatcattggccctacattcttgtcagtctgccttgctatactattgggccgtgatcacttgggaggtgatcacgggtatatactatacatacatacatactatacagatggtgactaaagtcgggtcagctcgatgagtacccgcaagtgattctgatgagggggctgaaaggacaggtggttccatcccggtagaggtgggcctgggttcccgacggcccccgactgttactttgtggcggagcgacagggcaggttgagaccacctaggagacaggtgggcctggccctgttcggcgttcgcggatacttaacacgcttaacgagatcttggtatttgatctgagtctggctactggcctatacgcactaaccaactacgcgggaacagttatgggcactcgatgtcgtggtatcagccgaagccttcttgacgtcagcgacggagcggcgcgcgccggattggaccgtgtaacgtgacttccttcgtaatggaggttgctaggtctgcttccggccgccctcgcaacgtgcaggtgtgcaatgggcgatgggcccagacccctgcgcgcataggatttagaccggcgggctgacctctctgttgtgcctaggtggggctgcgacgtgttgatcttccgaggccgggcatgacccaggaaagtgtgtccggccaaatgggatcgggcgtgttgggttatgtggtgcacccctgcagggaagttaatctattcaaatagccatgatcttcggtaacaggacgacttggagttgtaccttgaccttatgacaactagaaccggatacttaataaaacacacccttccaagtgccagatacaacccggtgatcgcttttccacagggcgacgaggggaggatcgtcgggtaggattatgctatgtgatgctacttggaggacttcagtctactctcttctacatgctgcaagacggaggctgccagaagcgtagtcttcgacaggattagttatccccctcttattctgtcattctgcagttcagtccattgatatggccctttacacatatacccatgcatatgtagtgtagctccttgcttgcgagtactttggatgagtactcacggtttcctttctccccctttttccccctttcccttctacctggttgccgcaaccagtcgatggagcccaggagccagacgccaccttcgacgatgactcctactacacaggaggtgcctactactacgtgcaggctgctgacgacgaccatgagtagtttaggaggatcccaggcaggaggcctgcgcctctttcgatctgtatcccagtttgtgctagccttcttcaggcaaacttgttaacttatgtttgtactcagatattgttgcttccgctgactcgtttatgatcgagcacttgtattcgagccctcaaggcccctggcttgtattatgatgcttgtataacttatttatgttttagagttgtgttgtgatatcttcccgtgagtccctgatcttgatcgtacacgtttgcgtgcatgattagtgtacgattgaatcgggggcgtcacaaaattGGAGGTGTATTCGAggaggaacacgaagaacgtgaAGAGAAACATGGAGAAATAAAGGGGAAACACTCTATTGGACAAGATCCACACCAAGTACTCCTCAAGAGACAAGCAATACATGGGATGCATCAAGATCCAAGAATAACAAGGAAAATAAAGATATAAAGGTGGTTAATCCAAATCTCAAGGAGAGATGGGTCTTGCATCCAAGATAAATCTTCCCTTAGGGGGTCTTGCATTCATGAAGGATCATCCCGTGTAGGGGCCTTGCATCCACTAGAGGGATCTTCCCATGTAGGGGTCTTGTACCCCTTAGAGTCTTCTCTATAGGAGGAATCTCACAAGGGAACATGAGCTAAACTCTATGATAAGGAGGTGGGAGAAGACTATATAGTGGTAGCCACAAAGGGGTAAGTAAGGGAGAGAGAGGGCTACATGGACTGCGGCCCAACTCACTGCTCGCAGGCAGGACGGAAGTTTCGGGGATGGCCAGAAGCTAAGGGGGGCGGACACTCCAGGCAAGGTTCAGTCCGAGGTCGAGGCCGGAGGTTCCGAGGTCTCCAAGGACTTGTCCtcgcttcttccttctcttccaagCTTCTCTCGTGGATGGTGTAGGCGAAGTCTTTGCGCTTGCACTTGCACTTCTCCTCGTCATCCATGAAGCTTTGATAATACCTATGCATGCATACGGGATTGTAAAATAGTATACTATCTTTGAAGAGGTCAGGTGAACACGTGTAAAGAAGATGATTCATCTTTGTGTGTAAGTAGATGTCGCACATGAGACATGACGGAGTCTTGACATGATAATGGGTACTCTTGACAGGATTTGCTCCGCATCATCCTGACACACATCGAGTCCACCCTGCACAACATCACGCTCACTATTCTTTCGATGATATGGGACACGAAAAAAAAACGTACTGAGTCACACAATGAAACTTTACTCTTAGGAGCATCGTTATAGATTTTACTCTTTGGATTCATAGGTTTAAAGAACCTGGTCAAACGGAAAACACTGTCTTGGCATCAATATACCTCTTCTCACACATCATCATAACCTTGTAATTCCCAACTTCTAGAGTAACTCCAGGAGATGACAACATACTAAGGCCCTGTTCGGGTGCTCTCCGCTCCACAACTGCAGCTCCCAGAGCGGAGGCAGCTGTAGCACAATTGCAGGGAGTGGCTCAAACCGAGCTCATCATGCGGAGCGGAGTTTCAAGACTGGAGAGGTTCCGAACAGGCACTAACTAGTTATTTGATTTCTAGTAGAAGGGTAGAAGTTCGGCATATACTTGTCAGAAGACCAAATTCGTCTAATATAATACAGTACAAAACTATTATCCCCAGGAAGACACAAGAGGATACTTTGCAATGAAGGAAATCGCCACTTTTGAGCTCATCATTTCTTATCCTCTCTAAGGACAACATAGTTGTGGCCATTAGTCTTCTGTATCTTCGAAATTTTCTTCAGAATTTCAGCAAAGGCGTTCTTGTCCTGCGATGCAAGACAAAATGAGATCAAGATACAaattgagctgtcaaatcacaactgGTAGAAAGAGCATGTTTGACACTTTCAGTTACAGAAAAGGACTAATCACTTAACGAGCAAAAAACACAACCCAATTTTGAGGTTTACATGATTTCTTCTATGAATTTTAAAGCTCTGCCTAATTACATCAAAGAAACAGGTTTTCTTTCCACTAGAATTATTCCCACAACTGGTATTTTAACAACTTGCGCTTTTGTAACAATAATTAGTACTAACGAAATTAGAAGTGATAAAGTTGGGATCGAAATTAGCAAAATAGTATGGGGGCTGTTATAGATCATGGATGGACTTCACCCAGGCGCCCAGCCAACCATAACATCACCTGAAGGTGGTGGATGGGGAGCCTGATAGCGTCCATGCACCGATGCACGATACTCTTGTGGACTTTGTGACTGTGTCCAAGCCTGGATGCCAAGTCATTAACAGCAATAGCTTCTTCCTATTTTTCAAATTGCCAACCAACAATTCCCATTTCACTACTTACACAATTAGTGATTATATCAATAATACAAAATTCTGACTATCCCCTGAGGCAGACCAACAACGGGGTTCAAGAAACTGGAGGTGTCTTCATGCGTGACAATTAACGTGGCTAGAACAGGATTGGCTGCAATTCTTAATATACGTGTCTAGAACAAGTGCTGTATCATTATTTAGTAATTAGTGAAAAAGGATGCAACAGCTTTAAAAGTTGTAACAGTACTGCTGAAGAATCCTACACAATTAGTGATTATATCAATAATACAAAATTCTGACTATCCCCTGAGGCAGACCAACAACGAGGTTCAAGAAACTGGAGGTGTCTTCATGCGTGACAATTAACGTGGCTAGAACAGGATTGGCTGCAATTCTTAATATACGTGTCTAGAACAAGTGCTGTATCATTATTTAGTAATTAGTGAAAAAGGATGCCACAGCTTTAAAAGTTGTAACAGTACTGCTGAAGAATCCTACCTCTGGACCTCGTAGTCTAGACTTAAATCTGGAGACTAAATCTTGTGTAGTGACAGGAGCCATTGCAAGAAGAACAGTCCTGATCTCACCCTCTGTCACAGGAGATACATTGGCACTTCTTGATGAAGCAGAGGCCTTCGGTGTAGGTTTTGAGGAAGATGGTGTCTCCTCTTTGATACTTGATGTTTTTGTATCCTATGCAAACAACAAAACACATCACTTAGATACATGTCCATGAGAATTAAGGTTCTCCTTTAAAAAATATGAAATGAACACAGTTGACTTACAGATTCCACCTTTGCTTTCTTTGAAGCAGCACCGCTAGATGCTTTGGCATCATCACCACCAGATTTCCTCTTTTGCTTGGATTTCGATGCAGGAGGTGTGCTACGAGCATGTCCTGATGAAGGTGTAGGTTTGGCTGGGCTGTTATCAACAGGTTCATCTTTTGGTTGATCCGTCTGCTTTGGAGCAAGCACTGGAGATGACTCATCATCCTGCTGAAATAAGGGAAGAAAAAAATCCTTatcaataaaataaaaataaatattaaatCTCTGTGAATGGAGTAttacatcatcttcatcatcatcatcatcggcatccgaCTCATTTTGTCCAGAAGAACGACCAAGCAGCTTCTTTAATTCCTTTCCTGACTTGCTCAGGCCACCTTCTTCCTCATTCTCTTCATCATCCTGAATATATCAAAATCAGAATACCAGCAGTTTGCTCTTGAACAATGGAAATTGTAGGCAGCATTTTTCGAGAAAACACAAAGAGCTTTGCGTTTCATTGCATTGAAGAGAAGGGATTTTACAATCCTCCTAGGAGGCTGGGGCTACAAAAGACTGTGTACTCGGTCAGTGGACGTCCCAGGACGTGGGCAGGACTACCCTGAGCCCCTTTGCCCCGGCTTGTGCCCAACATTTGGCTTCCGTTTTAATCCTATCCACTAATGCTTCTATCGATGGCCGTGTGTTTTCGAAAACACATTCATTGCGCTGCTTCCAGATCATCCAAGGGACAAGCATGGCGATGGATTGCAATCCTTTGCGCAGCGCGTGCGGTGTCCCTCCCTTCGTTCGCTGCCACCAGTCTGTGAGTGAGGGGTCGTTGTGTGGTGGCTGTGCTGGAATGCGCGTCCAGTCCAGGGTGGCGTGCCAGGCTTGCTGCGCGAAAGGGCAGGTCAGGAGTAGGTGCTGGATGGTCTCCGGCTCTTGATCACAGAGGAGGCATCTGGGGTGGTGTTGCAGGCCGCGACGGGCCAGCCGTTCAGCTGTCCAGCACCGGTCTTGGCTGGCCAGCCAATGGAAGAATCGGACTCTGGGTGGCGCCCAGCTCTTCCATGTCAGCTTCCATGAGGGGCATCTCGTGGATCCATGAAAGGTCGCAGCGTAGCAGGACTGCGCCGTGTAAGTGCCGTTTGCTGTCCACCTCCAGAGCATTTGGTCAGGAGCATTTGTGAGGGTGATGCGCTGCACGGCCTGCCAAAGCCTCAGGTATTGCCCAATTTCATGTATCCCAAGCACTCCCTGGATGTCTCGTGCCCAAGCGTTGCCTGTTAGGGCCTCCGCCACCGTTCTCACCTTGCGCCTCCGCTTGGGTATGCACTGGTAAAGCGCAGGGGCGATCTCGCGGATGGATTGCCCCTGGAGCCAGCGGTCGTCCCAGAACAGGGCCGTCAATCCGTCTCCGAGGGTCATGGTGGTGGAGGCAAAGAACAGCGCACGCTCCTCTGTGGTGAACTGCAAGTCAAGCCCTTGCCATGCGCGGTTGTCGTTCGTGCGAGTGTACCACAGCCATCGCAACCACAGTGCCAGGCCAGCGCGCTCCAGGTCCCGTATCCCCAGGCCGCCATATTCCAGTGGACGGCAAACGTGGCGCCAGTTGACGTGGCAGTGCCCACCATTGGCAGTTGCACGTCCGGCCCATAGGAAGCCCCGTTGTATCTTCTCCAGCNNNNNNNNNNNNNNNNNNNNNNNNNNNNNNNNNNNNNNNNNNNNNNNNNNNNNNNNNNNNNNNNNNNNNNNNNNNNNNNNNNNNNNNNNNNNNNNNNNNNNNNNNNNNNNNNNNNNNNNNNNNNNNNNNNNNNNNNNNNNNNNNNNNNNNNNNNNNNNNNNNNNNNNNNNNNNNNNNNNNNNNNNNNNNNNNNNNNNNNNNNNNNNNNNNNNNNNNNNNNNNNNNNNNNNNNNNNNNNNNNNNNNGGGATGGCCTCGAGCACCGCTTTAACCAATGCGAGCCGTCCAGCCTTATTCATGAGCCATGATTTCCAAGTTGGAAGCCTGGCTGCCACTGAATCCACGAGGGGTTGGAGCTGGGCGGCCGTGGGACGGCGCAATGTGAGCGGAATGCCGAGGTAGGTGATGGGCAGGTCGGCCGTCCTGCATCCGACATGGGCGATCGCTGCGGCCATGTCGGGGTCGCCATGGAGGATGGTGGCCGAGCTCTTGGCGTAGTTCACCTGGAGGCCGCTAGCTTCACCGAAGAGTGTAAGTATGCCCTTGATGGCCTCCATGTCTCCCGGTGTGGCGTGGCAGAAGAGCATCACATCGTCGGCGTATAAGGAGATGGCCGGGATGGCTCGTCGGGGGTGCAGCTGTTGCAGGATGCCGGATTCGTGCGCGCGGCGGATGAGGCGTCCGAGGGTGTCCACGGCGAGCACGAAGAGCTGTGGCGACACGGGGTCGCCTTTTGCTTCGAATAATTTCACACAATATCATTCATAGACAGTTAATACTTCTTTTTAACTTTGGACAGGTAATACTTGCAGCTTATACGATGGCATTCATAGGCAGGTATACTTGCAGCCATAGCACATATTTGTTAGAGGCGTTTTCCCATAATACTAGCACGCAGGCAGATTTAATCAGTGCCCCATAAGCAATAGGGACCACAAGTGGAGTCTATTACATGATCGACTAGTAGCTCATTTCTTCTTTGCGACCAAAGGTCTACCGGGTGCAATGGATCCAATTATGGGGGCACCTGAGAACCTTCACTTCAGGTTCATTAAGATAGGCTGGTTAGTGGCATATCTCCATTTCCTCCAAATAGCATCCCGTTTATCATTTCATTCATTTATCAGTTAGTTTGTTCTATTAACTCCGGACAAAGTCACGTGTGGATTCCGATCATTGCACATCCACTAGGACAGCATTATAGCAGTGCATTGACAGCTTGTATAAAATCAAGTACAGTTCATAACTTGTTATAGATGTGTGCACAAAGAACCTGACAAGAGAACAGAACTGTGTATAACTAAACTAAACGACCCTACAAAATCCCTAATACTCTTGATCCATCAATTGATTGACATGGGAGCCCTCTCTTATGGATAACTTGGCTTGAAATAATGCTAAGCTTTCTAACTGCCAAGATATTATCCCCTAATAGGTGCGGAGGGACCCCTCCCAGCCCCCGCGAGCGACTCGGGaggcgaaaccctagccgccgcccaggctcccctccttcccctccctctcctcgccgtcgccggaggatGCCGGCGGGCAAAGCCCTCAccggtggacggcggcggcggggccctcgtTCGTGTGCTCGCGCGCTGCTGCTGGGCGCGCTGGAGCGGCGGGAGCGCGCGGTGGCGCGGCGGGCGGTCGTTTGCTCGCGGGGAGGTCGAGATGGGGTGGACTGCGTGCGCGGTGGCGCTGCCATGGCGGCCGCCGGCCGCTGATGCGTGCGGCAGAGTTGAGGGCGCCCAGATCTGGGCCGCACGAGCCCGCCCAGGCTCTGCCCCCACCAacccttctccctcctcccaccCCTCCCGGCCGCCGCCAGCGGTTGCCGCTGGGTTAGTAAGCACGCGTGCGGCGACCCTGACGGTTGCTGCTCCGCTGTGCCCCGGCGGATCCTGGCGGCGGAGGCTGCGGgccagcgcggcggcggcgcggtgcaggTGGCTGCTGCCGCCTGCTGGACGCGCTCCCGATGGTGGCCGGCCTGCTGGAGCTGCGCTGGTCGGTGCCCACTCCTGCGACGACAACGTTTCTAGGCTTCCCCCATGTGTGTTGGTCTTTTCCGACGATTCTGCGCCATGCCCGGTCTGCCACTGCATCTGAGGTCTTCGTTCTTGGGTCGGGGCGAAATCCTCGCGCGGCGACGACCTGCGCTGTCTACGGCGACGCCCGAGGGTGCCGTCACCTCCTTGGAGGCGTTGGCATGACCCTGACCGGACCTCCTCCTCGAGCACCGGGAGAAATCCTAGGTCCGGCCTCCCGGGCCGGGCAGCGGCGGCGTCTCAACGCCGTTCCCCTCTTGATGGCGCTGCTTTGGCTGCAAGTGGAGTTCTTGATGCGACAGATGGTGGTTGGCGATGCATCGCTCTGGCGTAGACTGCTACACAAGGAGCAGGTCGCGACGTTTGCCTGCGCTGGCGCTCCCCAATGAATGCTACACCAGTTCCAATCAGGCCCTGCCTTCACCCGCCGACTCTCTAGGCACATGGGTGCGAGGTACGTCGGCCTGGGCAGTCCTGAAGCTGCATTCGTCCCTGGAAGTGTCTTGCAATGGCAGTGATGCTGCCCTGTTGCTCCGAGTCTCGGTGCTTCGCCATTTTGGCTGGAGGCAAGGCTGGGCGAGGCCTAATGTCGTTGAGTGTCTGTAGTTGAGGGCACCTCCTCACCTAGCTGTAGTCACTTGGTGAGGAcggtcgtgtgtgtgtgtgtgtgtccctccTTTCTGGAGGTTGTACCCCCGATGTCTTCCTGTTCAATGCAATGAAACGCAACtcttttgcgttttctcgaaaaaaataTTATCCCCTAATTGGATAACAGCAGCACATGAAAGAAACTTGTGTGTAGCTAGCAGATTTAGTGAGTAGTAACACATTTATAAGTATATACTAGCTAGTCACATGTTTTACCTATGTGAACCATTTTACATTCCCCAATAAGAACTTCCTGATATCAATTTTCAGTACAGATTGAACATGTTTATAACAAAGTAAGAAACAAAAGATAATGCCAGCAGGTGCAAATTTAAGTTCAGAAATAGTTCCAAAAATAGAGTATATTCCCAACTTAAAATTTTCTGACATCAAATTTCAGTACTGATTGAACATGTTTTAAGGAAAAAAGAAACAGTGCTACAGATTCGTAACTATTTCAACAAATAGTGTATATTTGCAACAACCTGCTTAATTTCAGGTGGAGCAGGAATTTCAGGAGCTAAATCTGCCCGCTCCTCTGGGTCGATATCCACAGCCTCGTCATCATCGGTGAATGTTTCTTCATGTTCCCAGTCATCACCTGAAAAGGCAATTCCCACTATGATGCCAATCTGGGTTCAGAACAATGAGCATGATAGATAGCCAGTGTTGATATTTTCTTTTCAGTGCAAACATTTTGGTATAGCTCTCTGTGACAGAGCAAACTTAATCTCAATGTAACAGTTTAGCCATGTTAGGTATAGCTATTCTCGTTGTAAGGAGCACATAGATTACATTAACCTGGACCTGGGCACATAGCAAAAACGCTAGTAGCCATGCAAAATAAACCAGCAGGAAAATGGGACGTCGACAGTACATGGTCATCCAAATATCTAGTCCAACACTTAGTCACAAGTAAACGCGCTACCGTTACTTGCTTACACTCAAGGGATGAATTCAACAATAGAGTTATTGACAGAAAGTAACACCCTATTTCTTAGCTAATTTGCAAATCTGAATAAAAGCAAATCACAATATTATTATTCAGGATCATCTAATGTAATGCAAATATGGGATGTATCATCTAAGAAAAAAACCAATATATGAACTAGCAAAAGCATATGCTTCATAGTATACAAAGGAACTTTTCCAGAAAAACAAACTATTTCAGGATAATAATATACGATGGATACGTGTTTGGCGAGTAATCTTGTTCATATTACCAAATGCATTTCTAAGATGAGGATGTTATGCATTAAATTAGGGACAAGGGGTCATCTCATAAGAACTAACAATTAAGCTTCAATAGAAAGAGAGTGCAAGGTGAGCAAACTATGAGTGAACTTTGAGTTATACAGAGGTAGACGATGAGCAGAGTTTAGTCAACTGAGGAACTATTCGAATATGGTAAAAATTGAAACAGACCTTTCTCAATGTCATCATCCAAATCAAAATCTAGATCTTTTCCACCTTCCTCATCGTCATCCATGCCCCTTTTAGAGAGCCCGAGCCTATCTTTACGACCGGCTTCCTCTTCTTCATTCTCCTCACCTTTATCAGAATTACCACCCTCCTCATTATCTTTCCCCTTCTTATGACGAGCACTTTCTTTTTCCCCATCGTTAGCAGGCTCAagtttcatcatatctgaaccaaagGCAGCTGGCCCATTTGTAGCTGCTTTCATCATCCAACGTTCATAACCAGTTGCACTAGTCTTTCTCTTGTTCATCTTCTCCTCGGCCTCTT encodes:
- the LOC119331440 gene encoding transcription initiation factor IIF subunit alpha-like isoform X5, encoding MLRKCYSTEPNPSPFHFANHPRRDPDPDRSTIRLRHLNPPSVPRRPLLIPAAMGSVDLVLKSACEGCGSTSDLYGTGCKHTTLCSSCGKSMALSRARCLVCSAPITNLIREYNVRANASTDKAFSIGRFVTGLPPFSKKKNAENKWSLHKEGLQGRQLTDKMLEKYNRKPWILEDETGQYQFQGHMEGSQSATATYYLLMLHGKEFHAFPAGSWYNFSKVAQYKQLTLEEAEEKMNKRKTSATGYERWMMKAATNGPAAFGSDMMKLEPANDGEKESARHKKGKDNEEGGNSDKGEENEEEEAGRKDRLGLSKRGMDDDEEGGKDLDFDLDDDIEKGDDWEHEETFTDDDEAVDIDPEERADLAPEIPAPPEIKQDDEENEEEGGLSKSGKELKKLLGRSSGQNESDADDDDDEDDQDDESSPVLAPKQTDQPKDEPVDNSPAKPTPSSGHARSTPPASKSKQKRKSGGDDAKASSGAASKKAKDTKTSSIKEETPSSSKPTPKASASSRSANVSPVTEGEIRTVLLAMAPVTTQDLVSRFKSRLRGPEDKNAFAEILKKISKIQKTNGHNYVVLREDKK
- the LOC119331440 gene encoding transcription initiation factor IIF subunit alpha-like isoform X3 translates to MLRKCYSTEPNPSPFHFANHPRRDPDPDRSTIRLRHLNPPSVPRRPLLIPAAMGSVDLVLKSACEGCGSTSDLYGTGCKHTTLCSSCGKSMALSRARCLVCSAPITNLIREYNVRANASTDKAFSIGRFVTGLPPFSKKKNAENKWSLHKEGLQGRQLTDKMLEKYNRKPWILEDETGQYQFQGHMEGSQSATATYYLLMLHGKEFHAFPAGSWYNFSKVAQYKQLTLEEAEEKMNKRKTSATGYERWMMKAATNGPAAFGSDMMKLEPANDGEKESARHKKGKDNEEGGNSDKGEENEEEEAGRKDRLGLSKRGMDDDEEGGKDLDFDLDDDIEKGDDWEHEETFTDDDEAVDIDPEERADLAPEIPAPPEIKQDDEENEEEGGLSKSGKELKKLLGRSSGQNESDADDDDDEDDQDDESSPVLAPKQTDQPKDEPVDNSPAKPTPSSGHARSTPPASKSKQKRKSGGDDAKASSGAASKKAKDTKTSSIKEETPSSSKPTPKASASSRSANVSPVTEGEIRTVLLAMAPVTTQDLVSRFKSRLRGPEEEAIAVNDLASRLGHSHKVHKSIVHRCMDAIRLPIHHLQDKNAFAEILKKISKIQKTNGHNYVVLREDKK
- the LOC119331440 gene encoding transcription initiation factor IIF subunit alpha-like isoform X4, with product MLRKCYSTEPNPSPFHFANHPRRDPDPDRSTIRLRHLNPPSVPRRPLLIPAAMGSVDLVLKSACEGCGSTSDLYGTGCKHTTLCSSCGKSMALSRARCLVCSAPITNLIREYNVRANASTDKAFSIGRFVTGLPPFSKKKNAENKWSLHKEGLQGRQLTDKMLEKYNRKPWILEDETGQYQFQGHMEGSQSATATYYLLMLHGKEFHAFPAGSWYNFSKVAQYKQLTLEEAEEKMNKRKTSATGYERWMMKAATNGPAAFGSDMMKLEPANDGEKESARHKKGKDNEEGGNSDKGEENEEEEAGRKDRLGLSKRGMDDDEEGGKDLDFDLDDDIEKGDDWEHEETFTDDDEAVDIDPEERADLAPEIPAPPEIKQDDEENEEEGGLSKSGKELKKLLGRSSGQNESDADDDDDEDDQDDESSPVLAPKQTDQPKDEPVDNSPAKPTPSSGHARSTPPASKSKQKRKSGGDDAKASSGAASKKAKVESDTKTSSIKEETPSSSKPTPKASASSRSANVSPVTEGEIRTVLLAMAPVTTQDLVSRFKSRLRGPEDKNAFAEILKKISKIQKTNGHNYVVLREDKK
- the LOC119331440 gene encoding transcription initiation factor IIF subunit alpha-like isoform X6, translating into MLRKCYSTEPNPSPFHFANHPRRDPDPDRSTIRLRHLNPPSVPRRPLLIPAAMGSVDLVLKSACEGCGSTSDLYGTGCKHTTLCSSCGKSMALSRARCLVCSAPITNLIREYNVRANASTDKAFSIGRFVTGLPPFSKKKNAENKWSLHKEGLQGRQLTDKMLEKYNRKPWILEDETGQYQFQGHMEGSQSATATYYLLMLHGKEFHAFPAGSWYNFSKVAQYKQLTLEEAEEKMNKRKTSATGYERWMMKAATNGPAAFGSDMMKLEPANDGEKESARHKKGKDNEEGGNSDKGEENEEEEAGRKDRLGLSKRGMDDDEEGGKDLDFDLDDDIEKGDDWEHEETFTDDDEAVDIDPEERADLAPEIPAPPEIKQDDEENEEEGGLSKSGKELKKLLGRSSGQNESDADDDDDEDDDDESSPVLAPKQTDQPKDEPVDNSPAKPTPSSGHARSTPPASKSKQKRKSGGDDAKASSGAASKKAKVESDTKTSSIKEETPSSSKPTPKASASSRSANVSPVTEGEIRTVLLAMAPVTTQDLVSRFKSRLRGPEDKNAFAEILKKISKIQKTNGHNYVVLREDKK
- the LOC119331440 gene encoding transcription initiation factor IIF subunit alpha-like isoform X1, producing the protein MLRKCYSTEPNPSPFHFANHPRRDPDPDRSTIRLRHLNPPSVPRRPLLIPAAMGSVDLVLKSACEGCGSTSDLYGTGCKHTTLCSSCGKSMALSRARCLVCSAPITNLIREYNVRANASTDKAFSIGRFVTGLPPFSKKKNAENKWSLHKEGLQGRQLTDKMLEKYNRKPWILEDETGQYQFQGHMEGSQSATATYYLLMLHGKEFHAFPAGSWYNFSKVAQYKQLTLEEAEEKMNKRKTSATGYERWMMKAATNGPAAFGSDMMKLEPANDGEKESARHKKGKDNEEGGNSDKGEENEEEEAGRKDRLGLSKRGMDDDEEGGKDLDFDLDDDIEKGDDWEHEETFTDDDEAVDIDPEERADLAPEIPAPPEIKQDDEENEEEGGLSKSGKELKKLLGRSSGQNESDADDDDDEDDQDDESSPVLAPKQTDQPKDEPVDNSPAKPTPSSGHARSTPPASKSKQKRKSGGDDAKASSGAASKKAKVESDTKTSSIKEETPSSSKPTPKASASSRSANVSPVTEGEIRTVLLAMAPVTTQDLVSRFKSRLRGPEEEAIAVNDLASRLGHSHKVHKSIVHRCMDAIRLPIHHLQDKNAFAEILKKISKIQKTNGHNYVVLREDKK
- the LOC119331440 gene encoding transcription initiation factor IIF subunit alpha-like isoform X2 encodes the protein MLRKCYSTEPNPSPFHFANHPRRDPDPDRSTIRLRHLNPPSVPRRPLLIPAAMGSVDLVLKSACEGCGSTSDLYGTGCKHTTLCSSCGKSMALSRARCLVCSAPITNLIREYNVRANASTDKAFSIGRFVTGLPPFSKKKNAENKWSLHKEGLQGRQLTDKMLEKYNRKPWILEDETGQYQFQGHMEGSQSATATYYLLMLHGKEFHAFPAGSWYNFSKVAQYKQLTLEEAEEKMNKRKTSATGYERWMMKAATNGPAAFGSDMMKLEPANDGEKESARHKKGKDNEEGGNSDKGEENEEEEAGRKDRLGLSKRGMDDDEEGGKDLDFDLDDDIEKGDDWEHEETFTDDDEAVDIDPEERADLAPEIPAPPEIKQDDEENEEEGGLSKSGKELKKLLGRSSGQNESDADDDDDEDDDDESSPVLAPKQTDQPKDEPVDNSPAKPTPSSGHARSTPPASKSKQKRKSGGDDAKASSGAASKKAKVESDTKTSSIKEETPSSSKPTPKASASSRSANVSPVTEGEIRTVLLAMAPVTTQDLVSRFKSRLRGPEEEAIAVNDLASRLGHSHKVHKSIVHRCMDAIRLPIHHLQDKNAFAEILKKISKIQKTNGHNYVVLREDKK